A region from the Lentisphaera profundi genome encodes:
- a CDS encoding serine/threonine-protein kinase produces the protein MDSSSPTVDFLLKEGLLALKEEDSLFSDKRWRNEEKLAEGGFKSIYTVYDSWNHRVVVKARPKNESDYSSFINEFQLLSSLQHPYILPVYDIGKDDGVPYCVMKFIEGQTLSEYLENSKLQSDVLINMFHKLCEAVFYAHNEGIVHLDLKPDNIRISQSGDLTLCDWGSARGVHQKARVEVSATPAYMAPEMFKGIIGVQSDIYALGIIFYEILSAYNPFYNKDLKKTVAANKQGEVDFSQIRDLSSRAICHKALEFDAQARYENVADILIDLRLAGQGQATKAEKAGRCRKTYLLCRRNPQTLLVVLLLLALLVISSVIFAFNLNREKKAVEVLSEKHREERDLRIDLSVTQAGILLDQAWIAFGQFRHIEASNLLKLSLHKQTSESGQLLKGILAIIAFDPIVAKQAFDSIETVQASRYRQYLEIIPKFTKLLNQDSQDWVTLIMDLRKIDIYFYHHFTGYLMNSTALSEEKKELFINQLYYALTGESILIQFNENENLLKFSGSIRELKLHPFKSLRIKKLDFSTSQGDIKSYTLKNLHFFHELEEVYFHNTKFDNFLELQGLPINILSISCYGRSHYLQQLGFEEIWLTGREIQDLHPLLKCVNLRKVKLEAHMVNLPGYEAVSKVFICEITE, from the coding sequence ATGGATAGCTCATCTCCTACTGTGGACTTCTTACTCAAAGAAGGTTTATTAGCTCTAAAGGAGGAGGATAGCCTCTTCTCTGATAAGCGTTGGAGAAATGAAGAAAAGCTTGCCGAAGGTGGTTTTAAATCTATTTATACTGTCTATGATAGTTGGAATCATCGTGTTGTCGTAAAAGCTCGCCCCAAAAATGAGAGTGATTACTCGTCGTTTATAAATGAGTTTCAATTATTATCATCACTACAGCACCCTTATATATTACCAGTATATGATATAGGTAAAGATGATGGTGTGCCGTATTGTGTCATGAAGTTTATTGAAGGACAAACTCTGTCTGAGTATCTTGAAAATTCAAAGTTACAGAGCGATGTATTAATAAATATGTTTCATAAGCTTTGTGAAGCAGTATTTTATGCACATAATGAAGGAATCGTGCACCTAGATTTGAAGCCAGATAATATACGTATCTCTCAATCCGGCGATTTAACACTTTGTGACTGGGGCAGCGCACGTGGAGTTCATCAAAAGGCGCGAGTGGAGGTTTCGGCGACACCGGCTTATATGGCCCCTGAGATGTTTAAGGGTATTATTGGAGTACAAAGTGATATTTATGCCTTAGGTATAATTTTTTACGAAATCCTTTCAGCTTATAATCCTTTTTATAATAAAGATCTAAAAAAAACTGTTGCAGCAAATAAACAAGGCGAGGTTGATTTTAGTCAGATTAGAGACCTGAGTTCACGCGCAATTTGTCATAAAGCCTTGGAATTCGATGCTCAAGCGCGTTATGAAAATGTTGCTGACATACTAATTGATTTACGACTTGCAGGTCAAGGCCAAGCTACTAAAGCTGAAAAAGCAGGAAGGTGTAGAAAAACGTACTTGCTGTGCCGCCGCAATCCTCAAACCTTATTAGTAGTACTCTTATTGTTAGCCCTATTAGTGATAAGTAGTGTCATCTTTGCCTTTAATTTAAATAGAGAGAAAAAAGCGGTGGAAGTTCTCTCAGAAAAACATCGTGAAGAACGGGATCTACGTATTGACCTAAGTGTAACACAAGCGGGCATTCTTTTGGATCAAGCATGGATTGCCTTTGGCCAATTTCGACATATCGAGGCAAGTAACTTACTTAAGCTCTCTCTTCACAAGCAAACGTCTGAAAGCGGACAGCTACTGAAGGGTATACTTGCTATCATTGCCTTTGATCCAATTGTCGCTAAGCAGGCCTTTGATAGTATTGAAACAGTACAGGCATCTCGATATCGTCAGTATTTGGAAATTATACCGAAGTTCACAAAATTACTCAATCAAGATTCGCAAGATTGGGTTACGCTGATCATGGATTTGAGAAAAATAGATATTTATTTTTATCATCACTTCACGGGATATTTGATGAATTCAACAGCCCTAAGTGAAGAGAAAAAAGAACTCTTTATTAATCAGCTCTATTATGCGCTCACAGGAGAAAGTATTCTCATTCAATTTAATGAGAATGAAAACTTGTTAAAATTCAGCGGAAGTATACGAGAATTAAAACTACACCCCTTTAAATCCTTACGAATCAAAAAGCTCGATTTCTCTACGAGTCAGGGAGATATAAAAAGTTATACCTTGAAAAATCTACATTTTTTTCATGAGCTTGAAGAAGTTTATTTTCACAATACAAAATTTGATAATTTCCTAGAGCTACAGGGCTTGCCGATTAATATACTGTCTATTTCTTGTTATGGTCGATCACACTATTTACAGCAACTAGGCTTCGAAGAAATTTGGCTTACGGGCAGAGAAATCCAAGATCTGCATCCCTTACTTAAATGTGTAAATTTACGAAAGGTTAAACTTGAAGCGCACATGGTTAACTTGCCGGGGTATGAAGCTGTGAGTAAAGTTTTCATATGTGAAATCACAGAATAA
- a CDS encoding IS110 family transposase, with amino-acid sequence MEMYNSKTKYHCGIDLHKSSAHICVMDKEGNIMLHKNIRDNNFVYMKKVLAPYVDDLTIACESTYNWYPLADFCRSENIEFTLGHALYMKSIHGGKAKNDKIDSKKITDLLRTNLLPHAYACPAEYRSHRDLLRRRIKLVQSKSGISVYMNIFEQQNELKESTLYMRSKPDKLESLVEHQDFSGIGGIAMERNYQLNTNLLMAYTKELIAVDKDLKEFTLNSAYNEEFEIVKSMPGVGDTLGMVIIYETHDIKRFKSPGKYSSYCRVIKCKKESAGKSYGYSGAKIGNPFLKWAYSQAAVLSKRNPLMKAFSNDLIRQHGERKARAIYTHKICRSIYFMLQRKQKFDPIDFFGRQKYERLQRLNN; translated from the coding sequence ATGGAAATGTATAACTCAAAAACGAAATATCATTGTGGAATTGACCTTCACAAGTCATCTGCTCATATTTGTGTCATGGACAAGGAAGGAAATATAATGCTGCATAAAAACATCCGAGATAATAATTTTGTCTATATGAAGAAGGTCTTGGCGCCTTATGTCGATGACCTCACTATTGCTTGTGAGAGCACTTATAATTGGTACCCTCTTGCAGATTTTTGTCGTTCAGAGAATATTGAATTCACTCTTGGTCATGCGCTCTATATGAAATCTATTCACGGAGGAAAAGCTAAAAACGATAAAATTGATAGCAAAAAAATCACTGATTTATTACGCACGAATTTATTGCCTCACGCCTATGCTTGCCCAGCAGAATACCGCTCTCATAGAGACCTCTTACGAAGGCGTATAAAGTTAGTGCAGTCCAAGTCTGGAATATCAGTCTACATGAATATTTTTGAGCAACAAAACGAGCTAAAAGAAAGTACTTTATACATGAGGTCAAAACCAGATAAACTAGAAAGTCTAGTAGAACATCAGGACTTTTCTGGGATAGGTGGCATCGCGATGGAACGGAACTATCAGCTCAACACAAATCTATTGATGGCTTATACAAAAGAGTTGATCGCAGTGGATAAAGATCTCAAAGAATTCACTTTAAATAGTGCCTACAATGAAGAATTTGAAATAGTAAAGTCAATGCCTGGAGTAGGCGATACCCTTGGTATGGTCATTATCTATGAAACTCACGACATCAAAAGGTTTAAAAGCCCAGGTAAGTATTCAAGTTATTGTCGAGTGATTAAATGTAAAAAAGAAAGTGCGGGTAAAAGTTATGGTTATAGTGGAGCAAAAATAGGTAATCCATTTTTAAAATGGGCCTATAGTCAGGCTGCCGTACTATCAAAAAGAAACCCTTTGATGAAAGCTTTTTCAAATGACCTAATAAGGCAACACGGCGAACGTAAAGCTAGAGCTATTTACACTCATAAGATTTGTCGATCAATTTATTTCATGCTCCAGAGAAAACAAAAATTTGATCCCATTGATTTTTTTGGAAGACAAAAATATGAACGTTTACAAAGACTAAATAATTAA
- a CDS encoding type II secretion system protein, with amino-acid sequence MQLKKRFTLIEILVVVAIIGILASLLVPSLSNARRKAREVLCKNNLKQLYITQMLFADDNENKVYAHHLRGQFMVATAWNDGAESGQFYESGEQIFEPYLGRDDVNNKLAVYRCPSSEYNSGDGAWIAGASNGRNYNGFMRSNYGRPQTLDNLTIHNWNAGHLPPFKHSSRKPFMYDFVMETSKGDFHGNHGYFNLAVTDGSVVKAYIPTDEWRSTKPYRNTWTPFFEAAIGESAF; translated from the coding sequence ATGCAGCTTAAAAAGAGATTCACACTGATTGAAATTCTCGTCGTTGTTGCCATTATTGGCATCTTGGCATCGCTACTGGTGCCATCGCTAAGCAATGCTAGAAGGAAAGCTAGAGAAGTCCTATGTAAAAATAACCTCAAGCAACTTTATATCACTCAAATGCTCTTTGCTGATGATAATGAAAACAAAGTTTATGCTCACCATTTACGCGGTCAATTCATGGTAGCGACCGCTTGGAACGACGGAGCAGAGTCGGGTCAATTTTACGAAAGTGGTGAACAAATTTTTGAACCCTACTTAGGGAGAGATGACGTGAATAATAAATTAGCCGTTTATAGATGCCCTAGTTCAGAGTACAACAGTGGTGATGGAGCATGGATCGCAGGTGCCTCTAATGGAAGAAACTACAACGGCTTTATGCGTTCAAACTACGGTCGTCCACAGACGCTCGATAATTTGACGATTCACAATTGGAACGCAGGACATCTACCTCCATTCAAGCATTCAAGTAGAAAACCTTTTATGTATGATTTTGTGATGGAGACCTCTAAAGGTGACTTTCATGGCAATCATGGATATTTCAACCTAGCTGTTACCGATGGAAGTGTGGTAAAAGCTTATATCCCAACAGACGAGTGGCGGTCTACTAAGCCATATAGAAATACCTGGACACCATTCTTTGAAGCTGCCATCGGAGAAAGTGCTTTTTAA
- a CDS encoding sulfatase: MNSKLFCFISFILTGLAMSAQEKPNVLMIVFDDLNDFIGPLGGHPQAKTPHLNKLAHDSVIFANAHSNAPVCSPSRASFMRGIHPASSRNYGFKNSAQNPVLKNSKTLPQYFQENGYKTYLAGKIFHGKVKGVWDEVGVETDYGPLAYNGKKSTLHPSCPKEMSSFGALDATFARLSDVPSVAASADAPGYTGWMGGNWGQAIPFKYKSESDRDLLNDEKSVTWFKNKLGQMEKQKQREPFFMALGIIRPHTPLVVPDKYFDMFPLDSIQLSKRKENDLADTHYHQGSGKDSRGAQIYQALKANSEGSDEGLRRYTQAYLASVAFADEILGQALDALEKSAYKDNTIVVVFSDHGYQIGEKDHLWKYTLWEDSTRVPFIIKHPDYKHQAGKAVQQPISLIDVFPTLKDFCQLQGSTKLNDHGAELDGFSLKSFLDNPETEQWAGPNFAMTMTDSYRSKLPKDQHIAIRTKDFRYIHYQDGKEELYDHRRDSNEWTNLASNPEYAHIKKQLKSDMFESIKDKNTPLSTVSSKKKKIGGEQWKDTYFKKHPSADSNKDGELSWPEFNKHKKIRTTNE; this comes from the coding sequence ATGAACTCTAAATTGTTTTGCTTTATTAGTTTTATCTTAACTGGCTTAGCTATGTCAGCTCAAGAAAAACCCAATGTGCTAATGATTGTCTTTGATGACCTCAATGATTTCATTGGTCCTTTAGGTGGACATCCCCAAGCAAAAACACCTCATTTGAATAAATTGGCTCATGACTCGGTGATCTTTGCTAATGCCCATAGTAACGCGCCAGTGTGTTCTCCTTCACGAGCGAGTTTTATGAGAGGAATTCATCCGGCGAGTTCAAGAAATTACGGTTTTAAAAACTCTGCTCAAAACCCGGTTTTAAAGAACTCTAAAACTTTACCTCAGTACTTCCAAGAAAATGGCTATAAAACTTATTTAGCAGGTAAAATCTTTCATGGCAAAGTGAAAGGTGTCTGGGATGAAGTGGGTGTTGAAACTGATTATGGCCCCCTCGCTTACAACGGCAAAAAGAGTACTCTCCATCCTTCTTGCCCTAAAGAAATGAGTTCATTCGGTGCTTTGGATGCCACTTTTGCTCGGCTCTCTGATGTCCCCTCGGTTGCGGCAAGTGCTGATGCTCCAGGTTATACAGGTTGGATGGGCGGCAACTGGGGACAGGCTATTCCCTTCAAATATAAATCTGAAAGCGATCGCGACCTACTCAATGATGAAAAGTCCGTGACTTGGTTCAAAAATAAATTGGGTCAAATGGAAAAACAAAAGCAGCGCGAGCCCTTCTTTATGGCCTTAGGAATTATTCGTCCTCACACGCCCTTAGTAGTGCCCGATAAGTATTTCGACATGTTTCCACTCGACTCCATCCAACTCTCCAAACGCAAAGAAAACGACTTAGCAGATACACATTATCATCAAGGTAGTGGCAAGGATTCACGTGGCGCACAAATTTACCAAGCACTAAAAGCCAATAGCGAAGGCAGTGATGAAGGCTTACGGCGCTATACCCAAGCTTATTTAGCTTCTGTTGCCTTTGCCGATGAAATCTTAGGACAAGCTTTGGATGCACTCGAAAAGAGCGCTTATAAAGATAACACCATTGTTGTGGTCTTTAGTGATCATGGCTACCAGATTGGCGAAAAAGATCATCTTTGGAAATACACTCTTTGGGAAGATAGCACTCGAGTTCCTTTCATCATTAAACACCCCGACTATAAGCATCAAGCAGGTAAAGCTGTTCAGCAGCCCATTAGCCTTATCGATGTTTTCCCCACACTTAAAGATTTCTGTCAATTACAAGGTTCGACTAAATTAAATGATCATGGGGCTGAACTTGATGGCTTTAGCCTTAAAAGCTTTTTAGACAATCCTGAAACCGAACAATGGGCAGGGCCCAACTTTGCTATGACCATGACCGATAGTTATAGATCAAAACTCCCAAAAGATCAGCATATCGCCATTCGTACCAAAGATTTTCGCTACATTCATTATCAGGATGGTAAAGAAGAACTTTATGATCATCGACGTGACTCAAATGAATGGACTAATCTTGCTTCGAATCCCGAATACGCACATATCAAAAAACAGCTCAAGAGCGACATGTTTGAGAGCATCAAAGATAAAAATACTCCACTAAGCACCGTGAGCTCCAAGAAAAAGAAAATAGGCGGCGAGCAATGGAAAGATACCTACTTTAAAAAGCACCCCTCTGCTGACAGCAATAAAGATGGTGAACTTAGCTGGCCTGAATTTAATAAACATAAAAAAATAAGGACTACAAATGAATAA
- a CDS encoding prepilin-type N-terminal cleavage/methylation domain-containing protein, whose protein sequence is MHKKNIFKNFSLIELLVVIAIIGILASLLLPMLSKSRKTAQQAVCLNKIKQYSISSLIYADDFDNMVPHSTANTLAPWDQWYDRLKVTGYISDVDNLNNLSCPSSTPITNHWSSGFGPNSKIGWRSNSDEPVAITSSHPSETVLMMDTLNNGNFSYTAYYQTNSASLFTADSSIRINRHNNKANTSFLDGHAQALSSSYLTANSTWGSTLWNP, encoded by the coding sequence ATGCATAAAAAAAATATCTTTAAAAATTTTAGCTTAATTGAGCTCTTAGTCGTGATTGCCATCATTGGTATCCTTGCAAGTCTTTTATTACCCATGCTGAGTAAATCTAGAAAAACTGCACAGCAAGCTGTATGCCTCAATAAAATAAAGCAATACAGCATCTCAAGCTTGATCTATGCCGATGATTTTGATAATATGGTGCCCCACTCTACCGCCAATACGCTTGCGCCATGGGATCAATGGTACGATCGCCTCAAAGTTACTGGCTATATATCAGATGTGGATAATCTCAATAATCTTTCATGTCCTTCAAGTACTCCCATCACCAATCATTGGTCTTCCGGCTTTGGTCCTAACTCAAAAATTGGCTGGAGATCTAATAGTGATGAGCCCGTCGCCATCACCAGTTCTCACCCCAGCGAAACTGTTCTAATGATGGACACTTTAAACAACGGTAATTTTAGTTATACGGCTTATTATCAAACAAATTCAGCTAGTCTATTCACAGCTGATAGCAGTATTAGAATCAATAGGCACAATAACAAAGCTAATACGTCATTTTTAGATGGTCATGCCCAAGCTTTATCCAGTTCTTACCTCACCGCCAATAGTACCTGGGGCTCAACTTTATGGAATCCTTAA
- a CDS encoding sigma-70 family RNA polymerase sigma factor — MNSKKSLYTQKTLLLKLRNQYDDDAWQRFIEYYKNYIYVVVKNLGVDKSDLDDVVQAILIKLWSKLPEFEYQPNKGSFRSWLCTVIRFHVYNCFRDNNKYSPLDDEGSIQAEIDSISEREWMLHISQLAWKAITPNFTPQVTNVYIRLSQGDTADHIASDLNISRGSVYVYKERVQKALRREVRRLDNELG; from the coding sequence ATGAATAGTAAAAAATCTCTCTATACGCAGAAAACCCTTCTACTCAAACTGCGCAATCAATATGATGATGACGCATGGCAACGCTTCATTGAATACTACAAAAATTATATTTATGTGGTCGTAAAAAACCTAGGCGTTGATAAGTCTGATCTCGACGATGTCGTTCAGGCAATCCTCATAAAGCTATGGTCCAAGCTTCCTGAATTCGAATACCAACCCAATAAAGGCAGTTTTCGTTCTTGGCTATGTACTGTCATTCGCTTTCATGTATACAACTGCTTTCGCGATAATAATAAATACTCTCCGCTTGATGACGAAGGTTCTATTCAAGCCGAGATTGATTCTATTTCAGAACGCGAGTGGATGCTTCATATATCACAACTCGCCTGGAAAGCTATCACCCCTAATTTCACTCCTCAAGTCACGAATGTATACATACGTTTATCTCAAGGTGACACGGCCGATCATATCGCCAGTGATCTCAATATCAGTCGTGGTTCGGTCTACGTTTACAAGGAACGAGTCCAAAAAGCCTTACGTCGTGAAGTAAGACGACTTGATAACGAATTGGGGTAA
- a CDS encoding serine/threonine protein kinase, whose amino-acid sequence MPDETHKEELIHEACFHIDDRLGSLYENIHDEELDDSFDPVLPEERYQIGDKVADGGLKSIFKAYDRKSCRHLAIAFLREDRPLELHQAEFVREAKMSALLEHPNIIPVYDVGVMESPFFTMKLVMGDNLNHYIFEESKHFTLNQSLRIFIKICDAVSYAHSRGIIHLDLKPENIKIDSFGEVLLHDWGIAKRIYIPENDSNQLSENNITIPDTINGTPSYMAPEQFDPKHKITDERTDIFSLGGILYSLLTYKRPFGSQDIRLERKLTSPLKRCPELKIPSSLNAVCMKAMSNHPDVRYQQVKDLQHEIELYLDGFATEAENANLLTLSKLIFQRHMKICLLISASLIIIFMLTLTFITKLQQSESNTRLALTAATESKIATEKALLQSESNFSLYKQEKSERKQFGELTSEWISKVPVGLDKWKYYRYEKQLEVAIQATPNRIELYEKMFMLHVFNGNFPEAIKTYDTHLTQTDFMKKCVPIFRKYAKLSPTISGFSNELMIQLFFDLKLKQHAWIASGIMRTRMEIPQSRESRLNLIIQTIKKTNPHQELWDIQYDTEEGQIFTSFSLKNHNKADQFMALAGMTIGSLDLSGKGSFSPEKISFTYVKKLILVDRKIVEFERFYAIKGLEEIVIKKGQIPNEFIRKMPLIKFTYVD is encoded by the coding sequence GTGCCTGACGAAACTCATAAAGAAGAACTCATTCACGAAGCCTGTTTTCACATCGATGATCGCCTGGGTTCTCTCTATGAAAATATTCACGATGAAGAGCTCGACGATTCTTTTGATCCCGTACTTCCCGAAGAGCGTTACCAAATTGGCGACAAAGTGGCTGATGGTGGTCTGAAATCTATTTTCAAAGCCTACGACCGCAAAAGCTGCCGTCATTTAGCCATTGCTTTCCTGCGCGAAGATCGTCCCCTTGAGCTACATCAAGCTGAGTTCGTGCGCGAGGCAAAAATGAGTGCTTTACTCGAGCATCCCAATATTATCCCGGTCTATGATGTCGGCGTCATGGAGAGCCCCTTTTTCACTATGAAATTAGTGATGGGAGATAATTTAAATCACTATATTTTTGAAGAATCAAAGCATTTCACGCTCAATCAATCCCTGCGAATTTTCATTAAAATTTGTGATGCGGTTTCCTATGCTCATTCACGGGGAATCATTCATCTCGATCTCAAACCTGAAAATATCAAAATCGATAGTTTTGGCGAAGTTCTGCTCCATGACTGGGGCATCGCAAAGCGAATCTATATTCCCGAAAATGATAGTAATCAGCTCTCCGAAAATAATATTACTATCCCTGACACGATTAATGGCACGCCTTCCTATATGGCGCCAGAACAATTCGATCCCAAGCATAAAATAACTGATGAACGTACCGACATTTTTTCTTTGGGTGGAATCCTCTATAGCTTACTCACCTATAAGCGCCCTTTCGGCTCACAAGATATTCGTTTAGAACGCAAACTCACTTCCCCCCTCAAGCGTTGCCCCGAACTCAAGATCCCCTCGAGTTTAAATGCCGTTTGTATGAAAGCTATGTCCAATCATCCCGATGTGCGCTATCAGCAAGTTAAGGACCTCCAGCACGAAATTGAACTTTACCTCGATGGCTTTGCCACTGAAGCCGAGAATGCCAATTTACTCACTCTCAGTAAGTTAATTTTTCAACGCCACATGAAAATCTGTTTATTGATTTCTGCTTCTCTCATCATCATATTTATGCTCACCCTCACTTTCATCACAAAATTACAGCAGAGTGAATCCAATACCCGCTTAGCTTTAACAGCCGCTACCGAATCAAAAATCGCCACCGAGAAAGCTCTGCTCCAGAGCGAAAGTAATTTTAGTTTATATAAGCAAGAAAAAAGTGAACGCAAGCAATTCGGCGAACTCACTTCAGAATGGATTAGCAAAGTTCCCGTGGGACTCGATAAATGGAAATACTATCGCTATGAAAAACAATTAGAAGTCGCTATCCAGGCCACCCCGAATAGGATCGAACTCTACGAAAAAATGTTTATGCTTCACGTTTTTAATGGCAATTTCCCCGAAGCCATCAAAACTTATGATACCCACCTCACACAGACTGATTTCATGAAAAAGTGCGTTCCTATTTTCAGAAAATACGCCAAATTGAGTCCCACTATCAGTGGCTTTAGCAATGAGCTCATGATCCAACTATTTTTTGACTTAAAACTCAAGCAGCATGCTTGGATTGCCAGCGGGATTATGCGCACTCGTATGGAAATCCCCCAAAGCCGTGAATCACGACTCAACTTAATTATTCAGACCATAAAGAAAACAAACCCCCATCAAGAGCTTTGGGATATTCAATACGACACTGAAGAAGGTCAAATCTTCACTTCCTTCTCCTTGAAGAATCACAATAAAGCCGATCAATTCATGGCTCTTGCAGGGATGACTATTGGTTCCCTCGACCTCAGTGGAAAAGGCTCATTCTCCCCTGAAAAAATCAGCTTTACTTATGTAAAAAAACTCATTTTAGTCGATCGTAAAATAGTAGAATTCGAACGCTTCTATGCGATTAAAGGCCTAGAAGAAATCGTCATTAAAAAAGGTCAAATCCCAAACGAGTTCATCCGAAAAATGCCTCTCATCAAATTCACCTATGTCGATTAA
- a CDS encoding sulfatase-like hydrolase/transferase: MNNNLTSKNRSKIFLILGLTIGLVSQLLAQTQAPNLVFIIVDDLNDLPLGPSTRPEIATPNIDRLAKSGVSFTNAHSNDPICAPSRVSLLYGLYPQTSGLFWFENPKQRGIFKDCIDLPHHLKNNNFDVYATGKVYHGGQKAKVFKTYGVGTNYGPHPLNGEPYMGHHSSQDHLFKAMPNLSHKWEQTFGPLEEIPDWSSLPQGKKGWFLYNKPWNLNNGHDRDLLPDELSANYCKEILAKKHSKPFALFAGLVRTHTPLYAPQEYFDRFPLESIKIPTRIKNDLADCSTQLANTELYGFQRYKFLAQNGDDLLLRQWIQAYLACVSFVDDQVGEILDAIEASEYRDNTIVVFTSDHGFHMGDKKFLYKQSLWDGATHVPLIISGLKNMVQNQKCSKPVSLIDLYPTINDLLQLPLEPNAETNKIKMDGFSLRPFLMNPQSQQWPGPKVAITALPGKDHSMNKNFDGAPFPHFSVRSEDWRYTLTSNGEEELYNYSSDPRESQNLATSPEYTHIKTQLKKQLIQLRDGDNWEPVNQWQTNQSIQIDNKLISFKSKQAQEALTTLNNYHNFDLQFDYKTNSEELHLALRGEQIITTLPASQQKWNHLRLRLDQNRLEIWINNKLISDSKVKLKQAGPISFQHSKADQETQVQKMRIRRI, from the coding sequence ATGAACAATAATTTGACTAGTAAGAATCGATCAAAAATATTTTTAATACTAGGCTTAACTATCGGCCTTGTTTCACAATTATTAGCTCAAACACAAGCTCCTAACCTAGTTTTTATCATTGTGGATGATCTCAATGATTTGCCTTTGGGACCATCGACTCGTCCGGAAATTGCGACCCCTAATATTGATCGCCTCGCAAAAAGTGGCGTCAGCTTTACGAACGCTCATTCAAACGACCCCATCTGTGCTCCTTCGCGCGTGAGTTTACTCTATGGACTCTATCCTCAAACAAGTGGACTTTTTTGGTTTGAGAACCCTAAGCAACGTGGAATTTTCAAAGATTGTATTGACCTTCCTCATCATTTGAAAAACAATAACTTCGATGTCTATGCAACCGGCAAAGTTTATCATGGTGGTCAAAAAGCAAAAGTATTTAAAACTTATGGCGTTGGCACGAATTACGGTCCGCACCCGCTTAATGGCGAGCCCTACATGGGCCATCATTCGAGTCAAGATCACCTCTTTAAAGCCATGCCCAATCTATCTCACAAGTGGGAACAAACTTTCGGCCCCCTCGAAGAAATTCCCGATTGGTCATCGCTTCCTCAAGGAAAAAAAGGTTGGTTCCTCTATAATAAACCCTGGAATCTAAACAATGGTCATGATCGCGACCTGCTTCCCGATGAGCTCTCGGCCAATTACTGCAAAGAAATTTTGGCTAAAAAGCACTCCAAGCCCTTTGCTCTCTTTGCCGGCTTAGTACGAACTCACACACCGCTCTATGCTCCCCAAGAATATTTTGATCGCTTCCCACTCGAGAGCATAAAAATCCCCACTCGCATTAAAAATGATTTAGCCGATTGTAGCACTCAACTTGCCAACACCGAGCTCTATGGTTTCCAGCGCTATAAATTTCTTGCTCAAAATGGTGATGACCTCCTCCTACGCCAGTGGATACAAGCTTACCTCGCCTGCGTCTCTTTTGTGGATGATCAAGTAGGAGAAATATTGGATGCTATTGAAGCCAGCGAATATCGCGATAATACAATTGTTGTCTTCACGAGTGACCACGGTTTTCATATGGGCGACAAAAAATTCCTCTATAAACAAAGCCTCTGGGATGGTGCCACTCACGTACCACTCATTATTTCCGGTCTCAAAAACATGGTTCAAAATCAAAAATGTTCGAAACCGGTATCTCTAATTGATCTGTACCCCACAATCAATGATCTCTTACAACTTCCCCTAGAGCCCAATGCCGAGACCAATAAAATCAAAATGGATGGCTTTAGTTTGCGTCCCTTTCTTATGAATCCCCAGTCACAACAATGGCCCGGTCCCAAAGTGGCTATTACTGCCCTACCCGGCAAAGACCATAGCATGAATAAGAATTTTGATGGAGCTCCCTTCCCTCATTTCTCTGTCCGTTCAGAGGATTGGCGTTATACGCTAACATCTAATGGTGAAGAAGAACTCTACAATTACTCAAGCGACCCCCGTGAATCGCAAAACCTCGCCACTTCTCCAGAGTACACTCACATCAAAACTCAACTCAAAAAGCAACTGATTCAATTGCGTGATGGTGATAATTGGGAGCCTGTAAATCAGTGGCAGACTAATCAATCGATCCAGATCGATAACAAGCTTATTTCATTCAAATCAAAACAAGCGCAAGAGGCCTTGACTACCCTCAATAATTATCACAATTTTGACCTCCAATTCGATTACAAAACAAATAGTGAAGAACTCCACTTAGCACTTCGTGGTGAGCAAATAATAACTACCTTGCCCGCCTCCCAACAAAAATGGAATCACTTGCGTTTACGCCTAGATCAAAATCGCCTAGAAATATGGATCAATAATAAACTCATCTCTGATTCAAAAGTTAAACTCAAGCAAGCGGGCCCCATATCTTTCCAACATTCGAAGGCAGATCAAGAAACTCAAGTACAAAAGATGCGTATTCGTCGAATATAA